A region of Zootoca vivipara chromosome 15, rZooViv1.1, whole genome shotgun sequence DNA encodes the following proteins:
- the ZNHIT3 gene encoding zinc finger HIT domain-containing protein 3, protein MQRPGGSRVCVVCGEGGRGGAKYRCPGCRERYCSVSCCRKHKEQCAPKAEPRLEPTSQETSQRTASMNNEGHSWSVDDILTEEDEGDKVPLQKLRLLGESEELKGLLLNPHLGQLLLTVDQAKDKSAVLKKYMQEPLFVEFADCCLRVVEPPEENECPE, encoded by the exons ATGCAGAGGCCGGGCGGCTCccgtgtgtgtgttgtgtgcggGGAAGGCGGGCGGGGCGGCGCCAAGTACCGCTGCCCGGGCTGCCGGGAGAGATA TTGTTCAGTGTCCTGCTGCAGGAAACATAAAG AACAATGTGCACCCAAAGCAGAGCCGCGTCTGGAGCCTACAAGTCAAGAAACTTCCCAGAGGACGGCATCCATGAACAATGAAG GACATTCTTGGTCAGTGGATGACATTTTGACAGAAGAGGATGAAGGCGATAAGGTGCCCCTGCAGAAACTTCGGCTCTTGG GGGAATCTGAAGAACTCAAAGGCCTCCTCCTCAATCCCCACCTCGGCCAGCTGCTTCTCACTGTCGACCAGGCCAAAGACAAGAGTGCCGTCCTGAAGAAATACATGCAGGAGCCCCTCTTTGTGGAGTTTGCAGACTGTTGCCTGAGGGTTGTTGAGCCTCCCGAGGAGAACGAATGCCCagagtga
- the LOC118097241 gene encoding lysophosphatidic acid receptor 3-like → MIKHQSCLNRTTHVWTSHLVLSLGAPQLTISLISVFFNSAVIFAVVCSKELHKPIFILFCNMAFSDLFTSSSGFWIALLFITNPQSTTSGSKELLTAYAFYAMSILATIYNLVLIGIERYLAVAECLRRRWWLGRNQILGMVLGVWGLGFFLGFLPLMGWNCLDGENASSLYSPLCINYLIFITIPHCAVVLVLPFFTYCGIIGFLRKHKMAMGALGQTHASYRLAEIQVTRTSIFIWLLAMLSYTPFFAGVVLDITTQQCPNNFSMGVYVFRNLTAIMITMNSLGNPIIYTLKVKTLWHRLRFLKSPSSNRIEVQAIGKM, encoded by the coding sequence ATGATTAAGCACCAGAGCTGCCTCAACCGCACCACTCACGTTTGGACTAGTCACCTGGTGCTTTCCTTGGGTGCCCCTCAGCTGACCATCTCCTTAATCTCCGTCTTCTTCAACTCTGCCGTCATCTTTGCCGTGGTGTGCTCCAAAGAACTGCACAAGCCCATCTTCATCCTTTTCTGCAACATGGCCTTCTCTGACCTCTTCACTAGCTCTTCAGGCTTCTGGATCGCCCTGTTGTTCATCACCAACCCTCAAAGTACCACCAGTGGGTCCAAGGAACTCCTCACAGCGTATGCCTTCTACGCCATGTCAATCCTGGCCACCATCTACAACTTAGTTCTCATTGGGATTGAGCGTTACTTGGCTGTGGCAGAATGCCTGAGGAGAAGATGGTGGCTTGGCAGGAACCAGATCCTGGGCATGGTGCTGGGTGTCTGGGGGCTTGGCTTCTTTTTGGGCTTCCTGCCCCTGATGGGCTGGAATTGCTTGGATGGAGAAAACGCCTCTTCCCTTTACAGCCCTCTGTGTATCAACTACCTTATTTTCATAACTATCCCTCACTGTGCAGTGGTTTTGGTCCTCCCTTTCTTCACCTACTGCGGCATCATTGGGTTTTTGAGGAAACACAAGATGGCAATGGGTGCCTTGGGGCAAACCCATGCCTCCTACAGGCTGGCTGAGATCCAAGTAACCCGGACAAGTATATTCATCTGGCTGCTGGCTATGCTGTCTTACACACCCTTCTTTGCTGGCGTTGTCCTGGATATAACCACTCAGCAGTGTCCCAACAATTTCTCCATGGGTGTCTACGTCTTCCGAAACCTTACCGCCATCATGATCACCATGAATTCGTTGGGGAACCCCATCATCTACACCCTGAAAGTGAAAACTTTGTGGCACAGACTCAGGTTTTTGAAGTCCCCTTCCAGCAACCGCATAGAAGTGCAGGCCATTGGGAAAATGTGA